One genomic region from Sulfolobales archaeon encodes:
- a CDS encoding phosphate ABC transporter ATP-binding protein has protein sequence MGSKGASIEIQGLRVWLGSREVIKGISLSIPSNTVFTVMGPSGSGKSTLLRAINRILDLYPEARVEGRVVVDGLDIYSDSVDPSSVRRMIGMVFQVPNPIPNMSIYENVALGPKINRMVRSKRELDELVRWALERAYLWDEVRDRLDMPAGKLSGGQQQRLCIARALAMKPKALLMDEPTSNLDPVATSKIESLITELREYLTVVLVTHNPFQASRVSDYVAFIYDGRLVEVGPSSKIFTRPENELTEKYVTGRLVA, from the coding sequence ATGGGTTCCAAGGGTGCATCGATAGAGATCCAGGGGCTGAGGGTCTGGTTAGGCTCTAGAGAGGTTATAAAGGGGATCAGCCTATCGATACCAAGCAACACAGTATTCACAGTAATGGGGCCCTCTGGGAGTGGCAAGTCAACCCTTTTAAGGGCTATAAACAGGATTCTAGATCTATATCCAGAGGCTAGGGTCGAGGGTAGGGTTGTGGTTGATGGTCTCGATATATATAGCGATTCGGTGGATCCCTCATCGGTTAGGAGGATGATCGGGATGGTTTTCCAAGTCCCCAACCCAATACCGAATATGTCTATATATGAGAACGTAGCCCTAGGACCTAAGATCAACAGGATGGTTAGGAGCAAGAGGGAGCTTGATGAGCTTGTCAGATGGGCTCTTGAAAGGGCCTATCTATGGGATGAGGTGAGGGATAGGCTTGATATGCCCGCTGGTAAGCTCTCTGGTGGGCAGCAGCAGAGGCTATGCATAGCAAGGGCCCTCGCTATGAAGCCGAAGGCTCTTCTAATGGATGAGCCAACATCGAATCTAGATCCCGTGGCCACATCAAAGATCGAGAGCCTAATAACAGAGCTCAGGGAATACCTAACAGTTGTTCTGGTAACCCATAATCCATTCCAAGCCTCTAGGGTCTCTGACTATGTTGCCTTCATATACGATGGAAGGCTCGTCGAGGTAGGCCCATCATCCAAGATCTTTACGAGACCTGAGAACGAGCTTACAGAGAAATATGTTACGGGGAGGCTGGTGGCTTGA
- a CDS encoding ABC transporter ATP-binding protein: MEAIRAENVTKRFGSFVAVDSVSITANKEILAIMGPNGSGKTTLLSMLSGALRPSSGRIYVKGIDLWGTGDEMERARRYIGFSPQATVFERSLTGYENLVWIGMARGLGIRDSRRRARELIEALGLAEHANKPVSKYSGGMLKRLSIASALIHDPEVIILDEPGSGLDPTALQDLWSLLLEIAGDRTIIYSTHNPYEAERYSTRVLIMHRGRIVVSGSASELIERYAPKPLIAIYLPEGVEPLDLEGFQGIDNGERVALYEARDPGRDLGAIVAAYIAKGYTPERVEVRRPGLGEVFLRVTGEAMEV; this comes from the coding sequence ATGGAGGCTATAAGGGCTGAAAACGTTACAAAGAGATTCGGATCCTTTGTAGCTGTGGATTCAGTCTCTATAACAGCTAATAAGGAGATCCTAGCTATTATGGGGCCCAATGGGAGTGGAAAGACAACCCTTCTATCAATGCTAAGCGGCGCTCTAAGACCCTCATCTGGGAGGATATATGTGAAGGGCATAGATCTATGGGGAACTGGGGATGAGATGGAGAGGGCTAGGAGATATATAGGATTCTCACCCCAGGCCACGGTATTTGAGAGATCTCTGACTGGGTATGAGAACCTAGTATGGATTGGAATGGCTAGGGGGCTGGGTATACGGGATTCGAGGAGGAGGGCTAGAGAGCTTATAGAGGCTCTAGGACTTGCTGAACATGCTAACAAGCCTGTTTCTAAATATAGTGGTGGGATGCTTAAGAGGCTATCAATAGCCTCAGCCCTGATCCACGATCCAGAGGTTATAATCCTAGATGAGCCCGGCTCAGGCCTTGACCCCACAGCCCTACAGGATCTCTGGAGCCTCCTCCTAGAGATAGCGGGGGATAGAACCATTATCTACTCAACCCACAACCCATATGAAGCCGAGAGATACTCAACGAGGGTGCTTATAATGCATAGGGGGAGGATAGTGGTGTCTGGAAGCGCCTCAGAGCTTATAGAGAGATATGCTCCAAAGCCCCTAATAGCTATATACCTCCCAGAAGGGGTAGAGCCACTAGATCTAGAGGGCTTCCAGGGCATTGATAATGGTGAGAGGGTTGCTCTATATGAGGCCAGGGATCCTGGGAGGGATTTGGGGGCTATAGTGGCGGCATATATAGCCAAGGGCTACACGCCGGAGAGGGTTGAGGTTAGAAGGCCGGGTCTTGGAGAGGTCTTTCTAAGGGTTACTGGCGAGGCTATGGAGGTGTAG
- the albA gene encoding DNA-binding protein Alba: MAQPQPVNTVLVGKKPVMSYVLAILQLASQGVNEVVVKARGRAISRAVDAVEIVRSRFLKDGITIERINIGSEELQSKEGKRSRVSTIEIVIKVKR; the protein is encoded by the coding sequence ATGGCACAGCCACAGCCTGTAAACACAGTGCTAGTAGGTAAGAAGCCTGTTATGAGCTATGTACTAGCAATACTACAGCTAGCTAGCCAAGGAGTGAACGAGGTTGTTGTCAAGGCAAGGGGGAGGGCTATTAGCAGGGCTGTAGATGCTGTTGAGATTGTGAGGAGCAGATTCCTCAAAGACGGAATCACCATAGAGAGGATAAACATAGGGAGTGAGGAGCTGCAGAGCAAGGAGGGTAAGAGGTCTAGGGTATCTACGATAGAGATTGTTATCAAGGTAAAGAGATAA
- a CDS encoding PhoU domain-containing protein — protein MRPIDQHISRLESRLRELSAISEKIVEDVVTLKASPEVIRGRVDEVKRRRLEIHSSIIEIIARFQPTASDLRGLIASLEISYGLYRFARYALDISTILSTVLRGSSEVCELKGSSEVAGYVREMVVAGYVREMVRRSIEAFLKRDKDLARSVIEMDRSVDEKLFQTLSRASRSTDLCSTLDLLILMYLERIADHSVYIAQETVEML, from the coding sequence TTGAGGCCTATAGATCAGCATATATCTAGGCTCGAATCAAGGCTTAGAGAGCTCTCAGCAATCTCAGAGAAGATCGTTGAGGACGTGGTTACACTAAAGGCATCGCCAGAGGTGATAAGGGGGAGGGTTGATGAGGTTAAGAGGAGAAGGCTTGAGATACACAGCAGTATTATAGAGATAATAGCTAGGTTCCAACCAACAGCATCAGATCTCAGGGGCTTGATAGCGTCTCTAGAGATATCCTACGGGCTATATAGATTCGCTAGATATGCTCTAGACATATCTACAATATTATCAACAGTGCTTAGAGGATCTAGCGAGGTATGCGAGTTAAAAGGGTCATCGGAGGTTGCTGGATATGTTAGGGAGATGGTGGTTGCTGGATATGTTAGGGAGATGGTTAGGAGGAGTATAGAGGCGTTTCTAAAGAGGGATAAAGATTTGGCGAGGAGTGTTATAGAGATGGATAGATCTGTTGATGAGAAGCTATTCCAAACCCTCTCTAGAGCATCCAGATCTACGGATCTATGCTCAACCCTGGATCTGCTGATCCTAATGTACCTGGAGAGGATAGCGGATCACAGTGTGTATATAGCTCAGGAGACTGTTGAGATGTTATAG
- the pstC gene encoding phosphate ABC transporter permease subunit PstC, protein MTPIQGFLKRRDLFRLIGISNIAIIITVVLIVAILSAEGLRIFIREGLSFISTSIWSGARERYGILFALGGTLITSVIAIVIALVIAIASSITIVEILPRRLKPLISSLVDLSASIPTVIYGLWGLFILAPLIANIAGNPLLSTIKSYLGSPGSLGTSLFAASILLSIMISPFATAIIREALYNVPKYVDEALYSLGLTRFEVAMLKIRYIRRAILVAAMIAYGRAVGETIAVSMVVGNVVNPEFWKILNPGYTIASLIADQYQNAESYYYMVPAIFGAALVLFAIGLSVNIAVIWISRGARYGG, encoded by the coding sequence GTGACCCCTATACAGGGCTTTTTAAAGAGAAGAGATCTTTTTAGATTAATAGGGATCTCAAATATAGCTATAATAATAACCGTGGTTCTAATCGTAGCTATACTAAGCGCCGAGGGCCTCAGGATCTTTATTAGAGAGGGTCTAAGCTTTATATCGACAAGTATTTGGAGCGGGGCTAGGGAGAGATATGGGATACTATTCGCACTGGGGGGGACCCTTATCACCAGCGTCATAGCGATAGTGATAGCCCTTGTGATAGCTATAGCATCATCGATAACGATCGTTGAGATCTTGCCTAGAAGGCTTAAACCCCTTATCAGCTCACTCGTAGATCTCTCTGCCAGTATACCAACAGTAATATATGGCCTCTGGGGACTATTCATATTAGCACCTTTAATAGCAAATATAGCTGGGAACCCCCTATTAAGCACTATCAAGAGCTACCTGGGATCCCCAGGATCTCTTGGCACCTCCCTTTTCGCGGCATCAATACTACTCTCAATCATGATCTCGCCCTTCGCAACAGCGATAATTAGGGAGGCGCTATATAATGTTCCGAAATATGTTGATGAAGCCCTATACTCGCTTGGATTAACAAGATTCGAGGTTGCGATGTTAAAGATAAGATATATTAGAAGGGCTATCCTCGTTGCTGCTATGATAGCATATGGAAGAGCCGTTGGGGAGACCATAGCTGTGTCAATGGTTGTTGGTAATGTGGTGAACCCAGAGTTCTGGAAGATCCTAAATCCAGGCTATACCATTGCAAGCCTAATAGCTGATCAGTATCAGAATGCAGAGTCATACTACTATATGGTTCCAGCGATATTCGGAGCCGCGTTGGTATTATTCGCGATAGGCCTCTCAGTCAACATAGCTGTTATATGGATCTCGAGGGGGGCTAGATATGGAGGCTAG